The following proteins are co-located in the Mycolicibacterium goodii genome:
- the rplI gene encoding 50S ribosomal protein L9: MKLILTAEVEHLGAAGDTVEVKDGYGRNYLLPRGLAIVASRGAERQAEEIRRARESKVIRDIEHANELKTALEGLGDVTLSVNAAGDTGKLFGSVTAADVVNAIKKAGGPNLDKRTVQLAKAHIKSVGTHPVTVKLHNGVEAKVALNVVAQ; encoded by the coding sequence ATGAAGCTGATTCTCACCGCCGAGGTTGAGCACCTGGGTGCCGCAGGCGACACCGTCGAGGTCAAGGACGGCTACGGCCGCAACTACCTGCTGCCGCGTGGGCTGGCGATCGTCGCCTCCCGTGGGGCCGAGCGTCAGGCCGAGGAGATCCGCCGCGCCCGCGAGTCGAAGGTCATTCGCGACATCGAGCACGCCAACGAGCTCAAGACCGCGCTCGAGGGCCTGGGCGACGTCACGCTGTCGGTCAACGCCGCCGGTGACACCGGCAAGCTGTTCGGCTCGGTGACCGCCGCCGACGTCGTCAACGCCATCAAGAAGGCCGGCGGGCCGAACCTCGACAAGCGCACGGTGCAGTTGGCCAAGGCGCACATCAAGTCGGTCGGCACGCATCCGGTGACCGTCAAGCTGCACAACGGCGTGGAAGCCAAGGTGGCGCTGAACGTGGTCGCCCAGTAA
- the rpsR gene encoding 30S ribosomal protein S18: MAKSNKRRPAPEKPVKTRKCVFCSKKGQTIDYKDTALLRTYISERGKIRARRVTGNCVQHQRDIAVAVKNAREVALLPFGSSTR; this comes from the coding sequence ATGGCCAAGTCCAACAAGCGACGGCCGGCACCGGAAAAGCCGGTCAAGACCCGTAAGTGCGTGTTCTGCTCGAAGAAGGGGCAGACCATCGACTACAAGGACACCGCGCTGCTGCGCACCTACATCAGCGAGCGCGGCAAGATCCGTGCCCGCCGCGTGACCGGCAACTGCGTCCAGCACCAGCGCGACATCGCTGTCGCCGTGAAGAATGCCCGTGAGGTGGCTCTGCTGCCGTTCGGCTCGTCGACCCGCTAG
- a CDS encoding single-stranded DNA-binding protein: protein MAGDTTITVVGNLTADPELRFTPSGAAVANFTVASTPRMFDRQSGEWKDGEALFLRCNIWREAAENVAESLTRGSRVIVTGRLKQRSFETREGEKRTVVEVEVDEIGPSLRYATAKVNKASRSGGGGGGGFGAGGGGSRQSEPKDDPWGSAPASGSFSGADDEPPF, encoded by the coding sequence GTGGCTGGTGACACCACCATCACCGTTGTCGGAAACCTGACAGCGGACCCGGAATTGCGCTTCACCCCGTCCGGCGCTGCCGTCGCCAACTTCACCGTTGCGTCGACACCGCGCATGTTCGACCGCCAGAGCGGTGAATGGAAGGACGGCGAGGCACTTTTCCTTCGGTGCAACATCTGGCGTGAGGCCGCCGAGAACGTGGCCGAAAGCCTGACCCGCGGCTCGCGGGTGATCGTCACCGGACGGCTCAAGCAGCGCTCGTTCGAAACCCGCGAGGGTGAGAAGCGCACTGTTGTCGAGGTCGAGGTCGACGAGATCGGTCCGTCCCTGCGTTACGCCACGGCGAAGGTCAACAAGGCCAGCCGTAGCGGCGGCGGCGGGGGCGGCGGCTTCGGTGCAGGCGGTGGTGGATCCCGCCAGTCCGAGCCCAAGGACGATCCGTGGGGTAGCGCTCCGGCGTCGGGTTCCTTCAGCGGTGCTGACGACGAACCGCCCTTCTGA
- the rpsF gene encoding 30S ribosomal protein S6 translates to MRPYEIMVILDPTLDERTVAPSLETFLNVIRKDGGTVDKVDIWGRRRLAYEIAKHAEGIYAVIDVKAEPATVSELDRQLNLNESVLRTKVLRTDKH, encoded by the coding sequence ATGCGTCCATACGAAATCATGGTCATTCTCGACCCCACACTTGACGAGCGCACGGTTGCTCCGTCCCTGGAGACGTTCCTGAACGTCATCCGCAAGGATGGCGGGACCGTCGACAAGGTTGACATCTGGGGCCGCCGCCGTCTCGCTTACGAGATCGCCAAGCACGCCGAGGGCATCTACGCCGTCATCGACGTCAAGGCCGAGCCCGCCACGGTGTCCGAGCTCGACCGTCAGCTCAACCTGAACGAGTCGGTGCTGCGGACCAAGGTGCTGCGGACCGACAAGCACTGA
- a CDS encoding glycosyltransferase family 87 protein: MTGDQPPGPDRVSPAPLAANRASVDDRDLPSRNDPMSSALSQVIGGPVGRHALIGRARFMTPLRAILLIAVVFLALGYSTKAACLQSTGTGTAGQRVANWQNNRAYYELCYSDTVPLYTAELLNLGKFPYKSSWIEKDSSGKPRVQYDGSPAIRYMEYPVITGIYQYVSMSLAKTYTALTKLVAIPIVAEVVMFFNIAAFGLALAWLATIWATSRMAGRRVWDAALVAGSPIVIFQIFTNFDALATAAAAGAMLAWSRRKPVLAGALIGLGVAAKLYPLLLLIPLVLLALRTGRMREVGKTAATAVATWLVVNLPIMLLFPRGWSEFFRLNTRRGDDMDSLYNVVKSFTDWRGFDPDLGFWEPPTTLNTVTAILFAACCIVIGYIALTAPQRPRLAQLAFLVVAAFLLTNKVWSPQFSLWLVPLAVLALPHRRILLAWMTIDALVWVPRMLYLYGEANKGLPEQWFTTTVLLRDIAVITLCALVIRQIYRPELDLVRWNGRIDDPTGGIYDRAPDDPPGRLPDWLRPAGARVRKQSPEPEPAVADA, from the coding sequence CCGCGCTGTCGCAGGTGATCGGCGGGCCGGTCGGCAGGCACGCGCTGATCGGGCGGGCCCGGTTCATGACGCCGCTGCGCGCGATCCTGCTGATCGCCGTGGTGTTCCTGGCGCTGGGCTATTCGACCAAGGCGGCCTGCCTGCAGTCCACCGGCACCGGCACCGCGGGCCAGCGGGTCGCCAACTGGCAGAACAACCGCGCCTACTACGAGCTGTGCTACTCCGACACGGTTCCGCTCTACACCGCAGAGTTGTTGAACCTGGGCAAGTTTCCGTACAAGTCCAGCTGGATCGAGAAGGACTCGTCGGGCAAGCCGCGCGTGCAGTACGACGGCAGCCCCGCGATCCGCTACATGGAGTATCCGGTCATCACCGGCATCTACCAGTACGTGTCGATGTCGTTGGCCAAGACCTACACGGCGCTCACCAAACTCGTGGCGATCCCGATCGTGGCCGAGGTGGTGATGTTCTTCAACATCGCCGCGTTCGGGCTCGCGCTCGCGTGGCTCGCCACGATCTGGGCGACGTCGCGAATGGCGGGGCGGCGGGTTTGGGACGCCGCGCTGGTGGCCGGATCACCGATCGTTATCTTCCAGATCTTCACCAACTTCGATGCGCTGGCCACCGCCGCGGCGGCCGGCGCGATGCTGGCCTGGTCGCGGCGCAAACCGGTGCTGGCCGGTGCGCTGATCGGTCTCGGTGTGGCGGCCAAGTTGTATCCGCTGCTGCTGTTGATCCCTCTGGTGCTGTTGGCGTTGCGCACCGGGCGGATGCGTGAGGTGGGTAAGACGGCGGCGACGGCGGTCGCCACCTGGCTGGTGGTGAATCTGCCCATCATGCTGCTGTTCCCGCGCGGGTGGTCGGAGTTCTTCCGGCTCAACACCCGTCGCGGGGACGACATGGATTCCCTCTACAACGTCGTCAAGTCGTTCACCGACTGGCGCGGGTTCGATCCCGACCTCGGGTTCTGGGAGCCGCCGACGACGTTGAACACCGTCACGGCGATCCTGTTCGCCGCGTGCTGCATCGTGATCGGCTACATCGCGTTGACGGCCCCGCAGCGGCCGCGGCTGGCGCAGCTGGCGTTCCTGGTCGTCGCGGCGTTCCTGTTGACCAACAAGGTGTGGAGTCCGCAGTTCTCGCTGTGGCTGGTGCCGCTGGCCGTGCTCGCGCTGCCGCATCGCCGGATCCTGTTGGCGTGGATGACCATTGACGCGCTGGTCTGGGTGCCCCGGATGCTCTACCTGTACGGCGAGGCGAACAAGGGTCTGCCCGAGCAGTGGTTCACCACCACCGTTCTGCTCCGTGATATCGCGGTGATCACCTTGTGCGCGTTGGTGATCCGCCAGATCTACCGTCCCGAACTCGATCTGGTGCGCTGGAACGGCCGCATCGACGATCCGACGGGCGGGATCTATGACCGCGCCCCCGACGATCCGCCGGGCCGGCTGCCCGACTGGCTGCGCCCGGCCGGCGCGCGCGTGCGCAAGCAGTCGCCCGAACCCGAACCCGCGGTGGCCGACGCCTGA